The nucleotide sequence GTGACGACCCAGACGGACAGGTCGCGGCGGGAGGTGGCGAGGCCGGTGGCGATGGCCGGGGCGCGGCCGTGGATCGAGTGCATCCCGTAGGTGTTCATGTAGTACGGGAAGCGGGAGGAGCAGCCGATGCCGGAGACGAAGACGATGTTCTCCTTCGCCAGGCCCAGTTCGGGCATGAAGCCCTGGACGGCGGCGAGCACCGCGTAGTCACCGCAGCCGGGGCACCAGCGGACCTCCTGGTCCGACTTGAAGTCCTTCATGGACTGCTGGGCCTCGGCCTTGGGGACCAGCTGGAGGAGGGACTCGGCGGGCTCAGGCATCGATGACCTCCTGGAGAGCGGCGGCGAGCTGCTCGGCCTTGAACGGCATGCCGTTCACCTGGGTGTGGCTGCGCGCGTCGACGAGGTACTTCGCCCGGACGAGGGTGGCGAGCTGGCCGAGGTTCATCTCGGGGATCACGACCTTGTCGTACCGCTTCAGCACCTCGCCCAGGTTCTTCGGGAAGGGGTTGAGGTGCCGCAGGTGCGCCTGGGCGATGTGGCCGTTCTCCCGGCGGATGCGGCGGACGGCCGCCGTGATCGGCCCGTAGGTGGAGCCCCAGCCGAGCACGAGGGTGCGCGCGCCGTCCGGGTCGTCGACCTCGATGTCGGGGACGTCGATGCCGTCGATCTTGGCCTGCCGGGTGCGGACCATGAACTCGTGGTTGGCGGGGTCGTACGAGATGTTGCCGGTGCCGTCCTGCTTCTCGATGCCGCCGATGCGGTGTTCGAGCCCGGGGGTGCCGGGGACGGCCCAGGGCCGGGCGAGGGTCTCCGGGTCGCGCTTGTACGGCCAGAAGACCTCGGTGCCGTCGGCCAGCCGGTGGTTCGGCCCGGTGGCGAACTGGGTCCGTAGGTCCGGGAGTTCGTCGACGTCCGGGATGCGCCAGGGCTCGGAGCCGTTGGCGAGGTAGCCGTCGGAGAGCAGGAAGACGGGCGTGCGGTACGTGAGGGCGATCCGGGCCGCCTCGATGGCGGCGTCGAAGCAGTCGGCGGGCGTCCTCGGGGCGACGACCGGGACCGGCGCCTCGCCGTTGCGCCCGTACATCGCCTGGAGGAGGTCGGCCTGCTCGGTCTTGGTGGGCAGGCCGGTGGACGGGCCGCCGCGCTGGATGTCGACGACGAGCAGCGGCAGCTCGAGGGAGACCGCGAGGCCGATCGTCTCCGACTTGAGCGCCACGCCGGGGCCGCTGGTGGTCGTCACGGCGAGCGAGCCGCCGAAGGCGGCGCCGAGCGCGGCGCCGATGCCGGCGATCTCGTCCTCGGCCTGGAAGGTGCGGACGCCGAAGTTCTTGTGCTTGCTGAGCTCGTGGAGGATGTCCGACGCCGGGGTGATCGGGTACGAGCCCAGGTAGAGCGGCAGGTCCGCCTGGCGGGAGGCGGCGATCAGTCCGTACGAGAGGGCGAGGTTCCCCGAGATGTTCCGGTAGGTGCCGGTGGGGAAGGCCGTGGTGGCCGGGGCGATCTCGTAGGAGACGGCGAAGTCCTCGGTGGTCTCGCCGAAGTTCCAGCCGGCCCGGAAGGCGACGATGTTCGCCTCGGCGATCTGCGGCTTCTTCGCGAACTTCTGCCGCAGGAACGTCTCGGTGCCCTCGGTCGGCCGGTGGTACATCCAGGAGAGCAGCCCGAGCGCGAACATGTTCTTGCTCCGCTCGGCCTCCTTCCGGGACAGGCCGAAGTCCTTGAGCGCCTCGACGGTCAGCGTGGTCAGCGGCACCGGGTGGACCCGGTAGCCGTCCAGCGAGCCGTCCTCGAGGGGCGAGGTCGCGTAGCCGACCTTGGCCATGGCGCGCTTGGCGAATTCGTCGGTGTTCACGATGATCTCGCCACCGCGCGGCACGTCCCCGATGTTGGCCTTGAGGGCGGCGGGGTTCATCGCGACCAGCACGTTCGGGGCGTCGCCCGGGGTCAGGATGTCGTGGTCGGCGAAGTGCAGCTGGAAGGACGAGACGCCCGGCAGGGTTCCGGCGGGTGCCCGGATCTCGGCCGGGAAGTTCGGCAGCGTGGAGAGGTCGTTCCCGAAGGACGCCGTCTCCGAGGTGAAGCGGTCACCTGTCAGCTGCATGCCGTCACCGGAGTCACCCGCGAAGCGGATGATCACCCGGTCGAGCCGGCGCACTTCCTTCTCGGTGCCGTGGTGCGGCTTCGCCGGGGCGCTGCGCTGCTCCCCGAGCAGGGCCTCACCGGCCTCGCTACTGACCTGGCTGGTCACTGAACTGGACCTCCCTCGCGGCAAGGGGACTCTCCGCCGGAGGCGGGAGAAGGCGCGGGTCGCGGCCGGCGACCACCATCGGCGATCACCGTCCGTCTCCCGAGGCCCACCCTACGACGGCAGGGCGGGCCCTCCCGGGACTTCTCACATCATGGACCTCTTTTTGAGACGCCCACTTGCCCTGAATTGTCACGTTCTGTCGCCACCCGGAGTTTCCGGAAAGTCGGATTCCGCCTCATCCCTTGGACCTAGGGCCCTCCGGACGCCGCGCCCTCCTCCCCACTCCGCATACCTGACAGAGTGTCAGATGATCAGGATTTCAGGTACGTCAACACCGCCAGTACCCGGCGATGATCGCCGTCACTCGGCGAGAGACCCAGCTTCAGGAAAATGTTGCTGATGTGCTTCTCCACCGCGCCGTCGCTCACGACCAGCGCCTTCGCGATCGCCGAGTTCGTCCGGCCCTCCGCCATCAGACCCAGGACCTCCCGCTCGCGCGGGGTCAGGTTCGCCAGCACGTCCTGCTGACGGCTCCGCCCGAGCAGCTGCTGCACGACCTCCGGATCCAGCGCCGTACCGCCACCGGCCACCCGCACCACCGCGTCCACGAACTCCCGGACCTCGGCGACCCGGTCCTTCAGCAGATAACCCACACCCCGGCTGGAACCGGCCAGCAGTTCGGTGGCGTACTGCTCCTCCACGTACTGCGACAGCACCAGCACACCCAGTCCCGGGTGCTCCTTCCGCAGCCGCACCGCCGCGCGCACCCCCTCGTCCGTGTGCGTCGGCGGCATCCGTACGTCGGCCACGACGACGTCCGGCAGAGCACCCTCCGCGGCGAACTTCGCCACGGTCTCGACGAGCGCCTCACCGTCGCCGACACCCGCGACGACCTCGTGCCCCAGATCGGTCAGAAGCCGGGTCAGCCCCTCCCGCAGCAGCACCGAATCCTCGGCGATGACCACCCGCACGCGCCCGCTCCCTTGATCCACACCCACGCCGTACAGCCCCCATGTTCCGAAACCCGATGAGGCCTCCAGCATGGCATCCCGGGCCCCGGCGCCCGGGCGTTACGGCATCGCCCCACGAGACCCGCACATACGGCAGCGCCCCGGGGGTCCGACAGGCCCCGGGGCGCCCGAAACCGGGGCCGCCCTCACGCCCGCCAGGGCAGCTCCACCGTCACCGTCGTGGGCCCACCGGCCGGGGAGTCCACCGCCAGCACCCCGTCCACCGCGCCCACCCGCGCGGACAGCGACGACAGGCTCCGCCCCTCGACGGCGACCGCCCCGCCGACCCCGTCGTCCCGCACCTGGAGCATCAGCCGGTTCTCGGAACGCCACACGTCGACCCAGGCGCGCCGGGCCCGGGCGTGCGCCGTGACGTTCCGGAGCAGCTCGGACACCGTGAAGTACGCGATCCCCTCGATCGCCGGCACCGGCCGCGCCGGCAGGTCCACGTCCACCGACACCGGCACCGCACACCGCGAGGCGACCGCCGACAGGGCCGCGTCGAGCCCCCGGTCGGTGAGGACGGCCGGGTGGATGCCCCGCGCGAGGTCCCGCAGCTCCTGGAGCGCCAGCTTCACCTCGCCGTGCGCCTCGTCCACCAGCACCGCCGCCGCCCGCGGGTCCTCCGCGAGCTTCTCCTTCGCGAGCCCCAGATCCATGGCGAGCGCGGCGAGCCGGGCCTGCGCGCCGTCGTGCAGATCGCGCTCGATGCGCCGCAGGTCCGCCGCGGCGGTGTCCACGACCAGACCGCGGTCCGACTCCAGCTCGGTGACGCGGGAGGCCAGCCGGGACGGGCCGAGCAGCCCGGAGACGAGGAGCCGGTCGACGGCGACGCAGCCGCGCAGCAGCCACGGCCAGGCCATCACGAACAGCAGCCCGACGAAGCTGGTGAAGGCGATCTCGAAGGGCGAGTCGAGGTAGAGGCCGTGGGTGCCGTCGCCGTACAGCTGCAGACCGGCCTGACCCGCGTACATGGGGAACACCCACTGCCACAGCGGATACGTGAAGAGGCCCCAGCCCCAGCCGAAGAACGCCACCGACACGGAGAACGAGAACACCGCCCACGGCATGTGCAGGACCGCGTACAGCAGGTGCCGCCAGGACGCGCCGCTCTTCAGCATGGCCCCCATCCAGGAGAACGCCCCGCCGGTACGGCCCCGCACCGGCTCGGGCGCCTTGACGTCGAGATCGAGCAGCGCCCGCGCCCGGGCCCGCTCCACCGCGCCGAAGCCCCGGCACATGGCGAGCGCCCCGGCGAGGATCGGCACGCCGAGGAAGGTGATGAGCAGCCCGGCGCCGGTGGAGACGAAGGCGATGGAGAGCGCGAACCAGCAGATGCCGAGCGGCAGCCCGACCAGCACGTAGAGGAACGCACGCCAGGTGCGGGCCTCGAACGGCGCGCGGATCGCGGCGGGGATTCGGGGGGAGGCCATCGGCGGGGTCCTTCTCTGCTCAGGGGGCCGGCTACGTCCGGTCGAGGGGGCGGGCGGTACGTATCCAGGGTTCCGTCCCGGGCCCGCCGGAACCATGAGGCGGGTGGGCGTCTCGGGGCGGGGGTTTTCCCTACCTGGGGGAGGAGGAGAGGGAATGCCGAAGCGCCCGGTACGCGGACGACTCGCGTACGCACCGGGCGCTGTGCGGGATTCAGCTCAAGCGGCTCGAGCGGCTCAAGCGGCTCGAGCGGCTCAAGCGGCTCAAGCGGCTCGTGCCGCTCACCCGCTCGGTCGGGAGCGCCACGGGAGCTCCGCCGTGATGGTCGTCGGGCCGCCCTCCGGGGAGTCCAGCACGAGGAGCCCGTCGACCGCGCCGAGCCGTTCGGCGAGCCCCGCCAGCCCCGTACCCCCGTCCAGACGCGCGCCGCCCGTCCCGTCGTCGCGGACCTGGAGCAGCAGCCGGTCCTCCGTGCGCCACACGTCCACGGACGCGGACCGGGCCCGGGAGTGCTTGGAGACGTTCTGGAGGAGCTCGGAGACCGTGAAGTACGCGATGCCCTCGATCGCCTCGGCCGGCCGTTCCGTGAGGTCGACCGTCACCTTCACCGGCACGGTGCAGCGCGCCGACACCGACGAGAGCGCGGCGCTGAGCCCCCGGTCGGTGAGGACGGCGGGATGGATGCCGCGGGCGAGGTCCCGCAGCTCCTGGAGCGCGAGCTTCACCTCGCCGTGCGCCTCGTCGACCATCGCCGCGGCGGTCTCGGGATCGTCGAGGAGCTTCTCCTTGGCCAGGCCCAGCCCCATCGCGAGGGCGACGAGCCGGGCCTGCGCCCCGTCGTGCAGGTCGCGCTCGATGCGCCGCAGGTCCGCCGCGGCGGTGTCGACGACCACGCCACGGTCCGACTCCAGCTCGGCGATCCGCCGCTCCAGCTCGTCCGAGGGCGAGAGCAGGCCCCGGACCATGCCCCGGTCGGCGTTGGCCAGGCCGCGGGAGAGGAAGGGGAGGACGGGCCAGAGGACGATCAGGGAGACCAGCGCGACCGTGAACGTCACGATCCCCCAGGGCAGCCGGATCAGCCCGTACAGCTGGGTCCGCCAGGCCACCGGGTCCTTCAGCGAGGTCCACAGCCAGCCGAAGAACCCGCCGGGCTTCGGCAGCCGCGACGGTTCGGCGACCTCGACCCCGAGGAGCGCCCGGGCCCTGCCCCGCTCGGAGCGGCCGATGAGCCGCGCGCCGCCGAGGCCGAGGGCGAGCAGGGGGAGCCCGACGACGGTGATGGACAGGCCGACGCCGAGGACCACGCTGACGACCGCGTAGACGAAGCCGACCAGCGAGGTGACGAGATTGGAGAGGAGGAAGACGATCTCCTTCCAGGTCTCCTTCCCGTAGGCGGTGCGCTTCGGCGGACGCGGGGCGACGGCGGAGCCGGCGGTACTGGAGGTACCGGCGGACTCGGCGGGATGAAGATCGGCGCTCATGGTCCCCAGACTGCCGGTCGGGGACGGTCCGGCGCCATGGGGGAGGTGGGTGAAGCGAAGGGGGGATATCCCCACCGCACGCGGCTGCTTACGGTCCCTTTAGCAGGGCCTAGACTCGCGTCCGTACAGAAGTGACACATGAGACACCGAGACCGAGGGGCGGACGTGCGGGAACCGACCGTTGTCGCGGCCGACGCGGCGGACTACTTCCAGACGTACTCCGTCGTCGGCCTGCTCGCCGTCGTCGGCGTGCTCTTCGTCGCCGTGGCGTTCGGCGCGGGCCGGCTGCTGAGGCCCGTCGTGCCGACGCCCGAGAAGCTCATGACGTACGAGTGCGGAGTCGACCCCGTGGGGGAGGGCTGGGCGCACACCCAGGTCCGCTACTACGTGTACGCCTTCCTCTACGTCATCTTCGCCGTCGACTCGATCTTCCTCTTCCCCTGGGCGACGGTCTTCGCCGCGCCCGGCTACGGCGCCACGACCCTGGTCGAGATGTTCGTCTTCCTCGGCTTCCTGGCCGTGGGGCTGCTCTACGCGTACAAGAAGGGCGTCCTGTCATGGACGTAACACCCACGCCCACCCCCCTGCCCGCCCCGAAGCTGGGCCCGCTGGCCCGCCTGGCCCCCGAGCCGATGAAGGTGGTCCTGAACTGGGGCCGCCGCTACAGCCTCTGGGTCTTCAACTTCGGGCTCGCGTGCTGCGCGATCGAGTTCATCGCCGCGTCGATGGCACGGCACGACTTCATCCGGCTCGGCGTGATCCCGTTCGCGCCCGGCCCGCGCCAGGCCGACCTCATGATCGTCTCCGGCACGGTGACGGACAAGATGGCGCCGGCGGTGAAGCGGCTGTACGAACAGATGCCGGAGCCGAAGTACGTCATCTCCTTCGGCGCCTGCTCCAACTGCGGCGGCCCCTACTGGGACTCGTACTCGGTCACCAAGGGCGTCGACCAGATCATCCCCGTCGACGTGTACGTGCCGGGCTGCCCGCCGCGCCCCGAAGCGCTGCTCCAGGGCATCCTCAAGCTCCAGGAGAAGATCGCGCGCGAAAGCCTCGCCGAGCGGTACGCGACGACCGGCGGCGCGTCGGTCGCCCAGCTCACGAGCCCGCTGGTCGAGCGCCCGGGAGCCCAGGCATGACGACCCCCGGCTCCCTCCACGACTCCCTTCCCGGCTCCGTGACCGACCTCTTCGGCGAGGAGGCGACGGCGGAGCAGGCGTACGACCTGCTGACCGTCGACGTGCCGCCGGCGTCCTGGATCGCCGCGCTCGAAACCGCCCGCGACACCCTCGGCTGCACCTACTTCGACTGGCTGAGCGCCGTCGACGAACCGGGCACCGGCTTCCGCGTCTGCGCGCACGTGGTGGCGCTGGGGGAGGGCCGCCCGCGCCGCCTCCTCGTCCGTACGACCGTCCCGCACGCGGCACCCGTCCTGCCCACCGCGATCGGGGTGTACGCCGGTGCGGGCTGGCACGAGCGCGAGACCGCCGAGATGTTCGGCGTCGACTTCACCGGCCACCCGCACCTGGTGCCGCTGCTCCTCCCGGAGAACTTCGAGGGCCACCCGCTGCGCAAGGACTTCGTCCTGGCGGCGCGGGTCGCCAAGGCGTGGCCGGGCGCGAAGGAGCCGGGCGAGTCCCACGACGGCGGCGGCCCGAAGCGCCGCCAGATGCTGCCGCCGGGCGTCCCGGACCCCAACGAGTGGGGCCCCCTGAAGGGCCAGCTCCCCCCGGCCCCGACCCGCCCGACCCGAGCCGCCGCGGGCGACCGCCCACCCCGCCGCACCCGCACGGCATCGGAAGGCTCAGCGACCCAGCCGCCGGACCCGACGACCCCACCGCGCCGCGCCCGCTCGGCGTCGGAGGGCTCGGTGAGCCAGTCGGCGCCGGAGACGGGCCCCGCGGCTGCCGCCGCGAGCCAGGCGCCCGCGTCGGGTCCGGACGCGTCGGCGGAGACCCCGCCGACGGCGGCCCGTCCGCCTCGGCGTACCCGCTCGGCGTCGGACGGCTCGGTGAGCCAGTCGGCACCGGAGACGGGCCCTGCGGCCGCCCCCGCGAGCCAGGAGCCCGTGTCGGGCCCGGATGCGCCGACGGACACCCCGCCGACGGCGGCCCGTCCGCCTCGGCGTACCCGCTCGGCGTCGGACGGCTCGGTGAGCCAGTCCGCGCCGGACGGCCCCCGCGCGGCCGCCGCCCCGCGCACCCGCAGCTCGGACGCCCCCTGGCACCACGCGGTCCCGGCCTTCGAAGAGAAGCCCGCCGCCCAGGAGCCCAGCGCGACTCCGGCACCCGAGCCCGCGCCGCCCACGGAGCAGCAGCCCGGCACCCCGGCCGACGCCGAACCCGGCGACACGCCCAGCAGCCCCGCCGACGCCGAGGCGGCCGCTCCGTCCTCCACCGAGCCGACGGGCGACGCCGAGTCCCCGGCCGGCCCCGCGCCGGAGGACTCCGGATCCGGCCCGGCGCCCGAGGCCGAGGCCCCGGCGGGCTCCGGGTCCGACCCCGCGCCGGACGCCGGGCCCCCGGCTGACTCCGGGCCCGCCCCGGCCGACCCCAACTCCGGCCAGGCACCCGACCCCGCGCCCCCGGCCGACCCCCAACCCCCAGCCGACACCCCGCCCCGCCGCCCCCGTGGCGGTACCGACCCCACCACCCCCGCCGGAGGCGATCCCGCGTGAACGACGTATTGGACGTCGCCCTCCGGCTGCTCGTCGTCTTCGCTGTGTTTCTCGTGCTGCCGCTCGTCGTCGGGCAGACCGAGCACAAGGTCATGGCTCACATGCAGGGCCGGCTCGGGCCCATGTACGCCGGTGGGTTCCACGGGTGGGCGCAGCTCGTCGCCGACGGGGTGAAGTTCGCGCAGAAGGAGGACGTGGTCCCCAGGGACGCGGACCGGCGGGTGTTCCAGCTCGCGCCGGCCGTCGCCCTCCTCCCGTACCTCCTCGTCCTCGTCGCGATCCCGATCGGCCCGAGCGAGGGCGCCGTCGGGCAGGTCGTCGACGCGGGGATCTTCTTCGTGCTGGCCGTGATGGGCGTCGGCGTGCTCGGCAGTCTCATGGCCGGCTGGGCCTCCGCGAACAAGTTCTCGCTGCTCGGCGGTCTGCGGACGGCCGCCCAGCTCCTCGCGTACGAGCTCCCGATGCTCCTCGCGGCCGCCTCCGTCGCGATGGCGGCCGGCACCGTCTCGCTGCCCGGCGTCCTCGACGCCTTCGAGTGGTGGTGGGTGCCCTGGCAGATCGTCGGCGCGCTGGTGTTCTTCACCGCCGGTCTCGCCGAACTCCAGCGGCCCCCGTTCGACATGCCGGTCGCCGACTCGGAGATCATCTTCGGCGCGTACACCGAGTACACCGGCCTCCGTTTCGCGCTGTTCCTGCTCGCCGAGTACGCGGGGATCGTCGTCCTGTGCGGTCTCACCACCGTCCTGTTCCTCGGCGGCTGGCACGGCCCCGGCGGCGCCGACGGCCTCGGCTGGGTGTGGACGCTGCTGAAGACCGCCGTCCTGGCCTTCGTCGTGATCTGGCTGCGCGTGAGCTACCCCCGGCTCCGTGAGGACCAGCTCCAGAAGCTCGCCTGGACGACCCTCGTTCCGCTCGCGCTCGCGCAGATCGCGC is from Streptomyces venezuelae ATCC 10712 and encodes:
- a CDS encoding 2-oxoacid:acceptor oxidoreductase subunit alpha, whose product is MTSQVSSEAGEALLGEQRSAPAKPHHGTEKEVRRLDRVIIRFAGDSGDGMQLTGDRFTSETASFGNDLSTLPNFPAEIRAPAGTLPGVSSFQLHFADHDILTPGDAPNVLVAMNPAALKANIGDVPRGGEIIVNTDEFAKRAMAKVGYATSPLEDGSLDGYRVHPVPLTTLTVEALKDFGLSRKEAERSKNMFALGLLSWMYHRPTEGTETFLRQKFAKKPQIAEANIVAFRAGWNFGETTEDFAVSYEIAPATTAFPTGTYRNISGNLALSYGLIAASRQADLPLYLGSYPITPASDILHELSKHKNFGVRTFQAEDEIAGIGAALGAAFGGSLAVTTTSGPGVALKSETIGLAVSLELPLLVVDIQRGGPSTGLPTKTEQADLLQAMYGRNGEAPVPVVAPRTPADCFDAAIEAARIALTYRTPVFLLSDGYLANGSEPWRIPDVDELPDLRTQFATGPNHRLADGTEVFWPYKRDPETLARPWAVPGTPGLEHRIGGIEKQDGTGNISYDPANHEFMVRTRQAKIDGIDVPDIEVDDPDGARTLVLGWGSTYGPITAAVRRIRRENGHIAQAHLRHLNPFPKNLGEVLKRYDKVVIPEMNLGQLATLVRAKYLVDARSHTQVNGMPFKAEQLAAALQEVIDA
- a CDS encoding response regulator transcription factor translates to MRVVIAEDSVLLREGLTRLLTDLGHEVVAGVGDGEALVETVAKFAAEGALPDVVVADVRMPPTHTDEGVRAAVRLRKEHPGLGVLVLSQYVEEQYATELLAGSSRGVGYLLKDRVAEVREFVDAVVRVAGGGTALDPEVVQQLLGRSRQQDVLANLTPREREVLGLMAEGRTNSAIAKALVVSDGAVEKHISNIFLKLGLSPSDGDHRRVLAVLTYLKS
- a CDS encoding sensor histidine kinase produces the protein MASPRIPAAIRAPFEARTWRAFLYVLVGLPLGICWFALSIAFVSTGAGLLITFLGVPILAGALAMCRGFGAVERARARALLDLDVKAPEPVRGRTGGAFSWMGAMLKSGASWRHLLYAVLHMPWAVFSFSVSVAFFGWGWGLFTYPLWQWVFPMYAGQAGLQLYGDGTHGLYLDSPFEIAFTSFVGLLFVMAWPWLLRGCVAVDRLLVSGLLGPSRLASRVTELESDRGLVVDTAAADLRRIERDLHDGAQARLAALAMDLGLAKEKLAEDPRAAAVLVDEAHGEVKLALQELRDLARGIHPAVLTDRGLDAALSAVASRCAVPVSVDVDLPARPVPAIEGIAYFTVSELLRNVTAHARARRAWVDVWRSENRLMLQVRDDGVGGAVAVEGRSLSSLSARVGAVDGVLAVDSPAGGPTTVTVELPWRA
- a CDS encoding sensor histidine kinase; protein product: MSADLHPAESAGTSSTAGSAVAPRPPKRTAYGKETWKEIVFLLSNLVTSLVGFVYAVVSVVLGVGLSITVVGLPLLALGLGGARLIGRSERGRARALLGVEVAEPSRLPKPGGFFGWLWTSLKDPVAWRTQLYGLIRLPWGIVTFTVALVSLIVLWPVLPFLSRGLANADRGMVRGLLSPSDELERRIAELESDRGVVVDTAAADLRRIERDLHDGAQARLVALAMGLGLAKEKLLDDPETAAAMVDEAHGEVKLALQELRDLARGIHPAVLTDRGLSAALSSVSARCTVPVKVTVDLTERPAEAIEGIAYFTVSELLQNVSKHSRARSASVDVWRTEDRLLLQVRDDGTGGARLDGGTGLAGLAERLGAVDGLLVLDSPEGGPTTITAELPWRSRPSG
- a CDS encoding NADH-quinone oxidoreductase subunit A, producing MRHRDRGADVREPTVVAADAADYFQTYSVVGLLAVVGVLFVAVAFGAGRLLRPVVPTPEKLMTYECGVDPVGEGWAHTQVRYYVYAFLYVIFAVDSIFLFPWATVFAAPGYGATTLVEMFVFLGFLAVGLLYAYKKGVLSWT
- a CDS encoding NADH-quinone oxidoreductase subunit B, whose product is MDVTPTPTPLPAPKLGPLARLAPEPMKVVLNWGRRYSLWVFNFGLACCAIEFIAASMARHDFIRLGVIPFAPGPRQADLMIVSGTVTDKMAPAVKRLYEQMPEPKYVISFGACSNCGGPYWDSYSVTKGVDQIIPVDVYVPGCPPRPEALLQGILKLQEKIARESLAERYATTGGASVAQLTSPLVERPGAQA
- a CDS encoding NADH-quinone oxidoreductase subunit C; protein product: MTTPGSLHDSLPGSVTDLFGEEATAEQAYDLLTVDVPPASWIAALETARDTLGCTYFDWLSAVDEPGTGFRVCAHVVALGEGRPRRLLVRTTVPHAAPVLPTAIGVYAGAGWHERETAEMFGVDFTGHPHLVPLLLPENFEGHPLRKDFVLAARVAKAWPGAKEPGESHDGGGPKRRQMLPPGVPDPNEWGPLKGQLPPAPTRPTRAAAGDRPPRRTRTASEGSATQPPDPTTPPRRARSASEGSVSQSAPETGPAAAAASQAPASGPDASAETPPTAARPPRRTRSASDGSVSQSAPETGPAAAPASQEPVSGPDAPTDTPPTAARPPRRTRSASDGSVSQSAPDGPRAAAAPRTRSSDAPWHHAVPAFEEKPAAQEPSATPAPEPAPPTEQQPGTPADAEPGDTPSSPADAEAAAPSSTEPTGDAESPAGPAPEDSGSGPAPEAEAPAGSGSDPAPDAGPPADSGPAPADPNSGQAPDPAPPADPQPPADTPPRRPRGGTDPTTPAGGDPA
- a CDS encoding complex I subunit 1/NuoH family protein, producing the protein MNDVLDVALRLLVVFAVFLVLPLVVGQTEHKVMAHMQGRLGPMYAGGFHGWAQLVADGVKFAQKEDVVPRDADRRVFQLAPAVALLPYLLVLVAIPIGPSEGAVGQVVDAGIFFVLAVMGVGVLGSLMAGWASANKFSLLGGLRTAAQLLAYELPMLLAAASVAMAAGTVSLPGVLDAFEWWWVPWQIVGALVFFTAGLAELQRPPFDMPVADSEIIFGAYTEYTGLRFALFLLAEYAGIVVLCGLTTVLFLGGWHGPGGADGLGWVWTLLKTAVLAFVVIWLRVSYPRLREDQLQKLAWTTLVPLALAQIALTGIVKVAIQ